The Crocosphaera subtropica ATCC 51142 genome includes a window with the following:
- a CDS encoding DUF2489 domain-containing protein has product MQNYNISEQLNQIKYEIIETAKKMIENKIDLIEGCRTINRLQYKLDISDKPLNIRDDLNDAFLTFKGVASETDDIPIGEAMRNTWHPDSLARLDIEKEEYLAKVKDRILDDCRQIIDILL; this is encoded by the coding sequence ATGCAAAATTATAACATTTCTGAGCAATTAAATCAGATTAAATACGAAATTATTGAGACAGCAAAAAAGATGATTGAAAATAAGATTGATTTAATCGAAGGATGTCGCACAATAAATAGACTTCAGTATAAATTAGATATTAGTGATAAACCGTTGAATATTCGTGATGATCTTAATGATGCTTTCCTCACTTTTAAAGGAGTTGCTTCTGAAACTGATGATATTCCAATTGGTGAAGCAATGCGAAATACTTGGCATCCTGATTCTCTTGCACGATTAGATATTGAAAAAGAGGAGTATCTTGCTAAAGTAAAAGATCGTATTTTGGATGATTGTAGGCAGATAATAGATATTTTGTTATAA
- a CDS encoding heavy metal translocating P-type ATPase, which produces MIQLSSKPESKTPQPSVETVTLDVQGMKCAGCVSAVERQLTQQSGVISACVNLITEVAVIDYEPQTVKPDTLAEKLTKIGFPSDIRSAQTLTPQQVHLNQSQRREEEAKQQKINLVTAAILLIFSTLGHLEHFGGPTIPIISNLWFHWGLATLAILIPGREIIIDGWRGLSHGMANMNTLVGLGTLSAYITSCVAFLVPSLGWECFFDEPVMLLGFILLGRTLEKQARNRASSALEALMALQPTLARLVGDPFSDDSSSIEIPVEQVRVGEYVKVLPGEKIPVDGEIVKGKTAIDESLVTGESVPVAKETGDKAIAGTLNQSGVITLKTTQVGENTTLAQIITSVETAQTRKAPIQQLADTVAGYFAYGVMGLASVTFLFWFTVGTNSYPQVLNPSHTEMAMGSTSPMLLSLKLAIAVLVVACPCALGLATPTAILVGTSIGSERGLLIKGGDVLEKVHQLDGVIFDKTGTLTVGHPSVTDYFTFDGMSSQSLLQLAATVESGANHPLGLAILEKAQQEGLSLLQAEDFQTEAGSGVQAIVEGKIVWLGNEGWLQEKGLIIEEDEKNKINELTQAGKTVVYLGVEGSIKGVLALKDNLRPDAKQTVSELQKRGLEVILLTGDHPQVAQTIATQLNISQVFAEIRPGEKAAMVEALQKNKKVAMVGDGINDAPALAQANLGISLQGSTQVAMETADIVLMSDRLFDVITAMDLSLGTFRKIRQNLIWALGYNTFAIPIAAGILLPSFGVILSPALAAGLMAFSSVTVVTNSLLLRYQFRH; this is translated from the coding sequence ATGATACAACTCTCTTCAAAGCCTGAATCAAAAACCCCTCAACCCTCCGTAGAAACCGTTACCCTTGATGTCCAAGGAATGAAATGTGCTGGTTGTGTGAGTGCAGTAGAAAGACAACTCACGCAACAGTCTGGGGTAATTTCAGCTTGCGTCAATTTAATCACAGAAGTAGCAGTCATTGATTACGAACCCCAAACCGTTAAACCCGACACATTAGCTGAAAAATTAACGAAAATAGGCTTTCCTTCAGACATTCGCAGCGCACAAACTTTAACCCCTCAACAAGTTCATCTGAATCAAAGTCAGCGACGAGAAGAAGAAGCAAAACAACAGAAAATAAATCTTGTTACCGCAGCAATTTTATTAATATTTTCAACCTTAGGCCACTTAGAACATTTTGGTGGGCCGACAATTCCAATTATTAGTAATTTATGGTTTCATTGGGGACTAGCAACTCTAGCCATACTCATTCCTGGTCGAGAGATTATTATTGATGGTTGGCGAGGACTATCCCACGGGATGGCTAACATGAATACGTTAGTCGGTTTGGGTACCCTCAGTGCTTATATTACTAGCTGTGTAGCTTTTCTGGTTCCTAGTTTGGGTTGGGAATGCTTTTTTGATGAACCGGTGATGTTGTTAGGGTTCATTCTGTTAGGCCGAACTCTTGAAAAACAAGCTAGAAACCGCGCTTCTTCTGCTTTAGAAGCCTTAATGGCCTTACAACCCACTTTAGCCAGATTGGTGGGTGATCCCTTCTCTGATGACAGTTCTAGCATAGAAATTCCTGTCGAACAAGTGAGGGTAGGGGAATATGTCAAAGTCTTGCCAGGGGAAAAAATACCTGTGGATGGGGAGATTGTCAAAGGAAAAACAGCCATTGATGAATCTTTAGTAACTGGGGAATCCGTTCCCGTAGCCAAAGAAACAGGAGATAAAGCGATCGCAGGAACCCTTAACCAGTCTGGGGTCATTACCCTGAAAACCACGCAAGTCGGAGAAAATACCACGTTAGCCCAAATTATCACCTCCGTAGAAACGGCACAAACCCGTAAAGCCCCCATTCAACAGTTAGCGGATACGGTAGCGGGGTATTTCGCCTACGGAGTGATGGGTTTAGCTTCTGTCACCTTCCTCTTTTGGTTTACCGTGGGGACTAATTCATATCCCCAAGTTTTAAACCCTAGTCATACAGAGATGGCCATGGGGTCAACCTCTCCCATGTTATTGAGTCTAAAGCTGGCGATCGCTGTTTTAGTGGTAGCTTGTCCTTGTGCGTTAGGTTTGGCCACTCCCACCGCTATTTTAGTGGGAACCAGCATCGGTTCGGAACGAGGACTACTCATCAAAGGGGGAGATGTCCTCGAAAAAGTTCATCAGTTAGATGGGGTTATCTTTGATAAAACTGGAACCCTTACCGTGGGTCATCCTAGCGTCACTGATTATTTTACGTTTGACGGCATGAGTTCTCAATCTTTGTTACAGTTAGCCGCAACGGTTGAAAGTGGGGCAAACCATCCCCTCGGATTAGCTATTTTAGAAAAAGCTCAACAGGAAGGATTATCTTTACTTCAAGCTGAAGATTTTCAAACCGAAGCTGGATCAGGGGTTCAAGCGATCGTAGAAGGTAAAATTGTCTGGTTAGGTAATGAAGGATGGTTACAAGAGAAGGGTTTGATCATAGAGGAAGATGAAAAGAATAAGATCAACGAGTTAACCCAAGCTGGAAAGACGGTGGTTTATTTGGGGGTAGAAGGGTCGATAAAAGGCGTTTTAGCCCTCAAAGATAATCTTAGACCTGATGCCAAGCAAACCGTCTCAGAATTGCAAAAACGGGGCTTAGAGGTGATCTTGTTAACGGGGGATCATCCTCAAGTTGCCCAAACCATTGCTACCCAGTTAAATATTAGTCAAGTATTTGCTGAAATTCGACCCGGTGAAAAAGCCGCTATGGTTGAGGCGTTACAGAAAAACAAAAAAGTCGCTATGGTAGGGGATGGCATTAATGACGCACCGGCTTTAGCCCAAGCGAATTTAGGAATATCTTTACAAGGGTCAACCCAAGTGGCCATGGAAACTGCCGATATTGTGCTGATGAGCGATCGCCTGTTCGATGTCATCACGGCTATGGACCTTAGTTTAGGGACTTTCAGGAAAATTCGCCAAAATCTGATATGGGCTTTAGGCTATAATACATTTGCCATCCCTATTGCTGCAGGGATTTTATTGCCCAGTTTTGGGGTGATCCTCAGTCCTGCATTGGCTGCTGGCTTAATGGCGTTTAGTTCGGTTACGGTGGTAACGAACTCTTTACTTCTTCGCTATCAATTTCGTCATTAA